From the genome of Candidatus Poribacteria bacterium, one region includes:
- a CDS encoding TIM barrel protein, whose product MSAPRLSVSTWSLHRQLGKPGFTGPGHDMQIPVETHNKGPISLLELPARIAEFGIHTLEICHFHLPSVEKSYLSELRTALADADVELFSLLIDDGDITHASEAERDIAWIEKWIDIAGELGASCARVIGGKAEPSEETLAQSRDVLSQLTKRADTAGIRLMSENWFSIFSTPENVNTILGGLDNKVGLCLDFGNWRGDTKYENLAAIAPRAESCHTKAHFAAPREMDKEDYVQCLELTQKAGFAGPHTLIYDGPGDDEWEGLALEREVVNPYLN is encoded by the coding sequence ATGTCAGCACCTCGACTCTCAGTCTCAACATGGAGTTTGCATCGACAGCTCGGGAAACCCGGATTTACCGGACCCGGACACGATATGCAGATCCCCGTCGAAACTCACAATAAAGGACCCATTTCGCTTCTTGAACTCCCCGCACGCATTGCCGAATTCGGCATTCACACCTTAGAGATTTGTCACTTCCATCTCCCATCTGTTGAGAAGTCTTACCTCTCCGAACTCCGCACCGCACTCGCAGATGCGGACGTAGAACTTTTCTCTCTGCTAATTGACGATGGGGACATCACCCATGCATCGGAGGCGGAACGCGATATCGCGTGGATTGAAAAATGGATTGACATTGCCGGTGAACTCGGTGCAAGCTGTGCACGTGTCATCGGCGGAAAAGCAGAACCCTCTGAAGAAACACTTGCACAGAGCCGTGATGTTCTCAGTCAACTCACCAAACGCGCCGACACCGCAGGCATCCGATTGATGAGCGAAAACTGGTTCTCTATTTTCTCGACGCCTGAAAATGTTAACACCATTTTAGGCGGGTTAGACAACAAAGTGGGACTCTGTCTCGACTTTGGTAACTGGCGCGGTGATACAAAATACGAAAACCTCGCTGCAATCGCGCCGCGGGCAGAATCGTGTCACACGAAAGCACATTTCGCAGCACCACGAGAGATGGACAAGGAAGATTACGTGCAATGCCTCGAACTCACCCAGAAAGCCGGTTTTGCCGGACCGCATACCTTAATCTACGACGGACCTGGTGACGATGAATGGGAAGGCTTGGCACTGGAACGTGAGGTCGTCAACCCATACCTCAACTAA
- a CDS encoding N-6 DNA methylase — MSQAHLGYDSRVNLGSYYTPAEIVNVAWETIAPYVHSQTTVIDTACGYGDFLRNCGQATTIGSDIDETAIEVARENNKKVRFLQTNALSNVSRVKFGIPEQSHLIVVGNPPYNDRTSLIRHSIKSVNFDIDEDIASRDLGISFLRSYNKLEADLICVLHPLSYLIKPTNFRLLKEFTANYKLIDGLLISSGEFPESTKHTPFPIVLALYQRDAQGMTYSFIRSFRFRVTGKNGFCLDEFDYITSYLDKYPKKKNQPRYNDSLFFWTMRDINALKRNRTFIESYSANTIVLDKRKLDYYVYVDVFKRNLHRLPFYFGNCDVLIDNDLFRQYKPFFISDAIRHHPYLKKHFQIKPIEKQQVASELDTYFKLLLGEHQI, encoded by the coding sequence ATGAGTCAAGCGCACTTGGGATATGATAGCAGAGTGAATTTGGGCAGCTACTATACTCCCGCTGAAATTGTAAATGTAGCGTGGGAGACAATCGCGCCTTATGTGCATTCACAAACAACTGTCATTGATACCGCGTGTGGATACGGGGATTTTCTGAGAAATTGTGGGCAGGCTACCACAATCGGTTCTGATATTGACGAAACCGCAATTGAAGTCGCAAGAGAGAACAATAAGAAGGTTCGGTTCCTTCAAACGAACGCTCTATCCAATGTATCAAGGGTAAAATTCGGTATCCCTGAGCAATCCCACTTGATAGTCGTTGGGAACCCACCCTATAATGATAGAACGTCTCTGATTCGACACAGTATCAAGAGTGTCAATTTTGATATTGATGAAGATATAGCAAGCCGCGACTTAGGCATATCATTTCTCCGTTCCTACAATAAACTTGAAGCAGACCTTATTTGTGTCTTGCATCCACTGTCTTATTTAATTAAGCCTACCAATTTTAGACTGCTGAAGGAATTCACTGCAAATTACAAATTAATAGACGGTCTACTCATCAGCAGTGGCGAATTTCCTGAGTCAACGAAACACACGCCTTTCCCAATTGTCCTTGCGCTTTACCAGAGAGACGCGCAAGGGATGACATACAGTTTTATCCGTTCTTTTCGTTTCCGTGTAACGGGTAAAAATGGTTTTTGCCTTGATGAGTTTGATTATATTACAAGTTATCTTGATAAATATCCAAAAAAAAAGAATCAACCGAGATATAATGATTCTCTATTTTTTTGGACAATGCGAGACATCAACGCGCTAAAAAGAAATCGGACTTTTATTGAAAGTTATAGCGCAAATACAATTGTCCTTGACAAGCGAAAATTAGATTACTATGTCTATGTAGATGTGTTCAAACGGAATCTGCATAGACTCCCTTTCTATTTCGGGAATTGTGATGTGCTTATAGATAACGACCTATTCAGACAATATAAGCCTTTTTTTATCAGTGATGCTATTAGACATCATCCTTATCTGAAAAAGCATTTTCAGATAAAACCGATAGAGAAGCAACAGGTAGCGTCTGAATTAGATACCTATTTCAAATTGTTGTTAGGTGAACATCAGATTTGA
- a CDS encoding alpha/beta fold hydrolase, which translates to MFGEIRNEHGERLDYTFHKGAGNRVVVIGHGVTGNKDRPALIALAEGLAAAGISALRFSFSGNGESEGAFTDSTITKEVADLGSVIDALEGYNVCYVGHSMGGAVGVLRIATDERIRALVSLAGMVHTKAFAEREFGDATPNEGFMWDEPDCPLSQAYIDDMTTIDSVAKRASDFDVPWLLVHGTEDDIVPIEDSHDILQHANEQTDLLELPGVDHVFSDDGTAIMVEKVVAWINENL; encoded by the coding sequence ATGTTTGGTGAAATTAGAAACGAACACGGTGAACGCCTCGATTATACCTTTCACAAAGGCGCGGGCAACAGAGTTGTCGTGATTGGACATGGGGTCACCGGCAATAAAGATCGACCCGCCCTTATCGCTTTAGCAGAAGGTCTCGCGGCTGCGGGTATCTCTGCATTGCGTTTTTCTTTTTCTGGCAACGGAGAATCAGAAGGCGCATTTACGGATTCCACTATCACAAAAGAGGTGGCAGACCTCGGTAGCGTTATTGACGCGCTTGAGGGATATAATGTCTGCTACGTCGGACATAGCATGGGGGGTGCTGTCGGCGTGCTACGAATTGCCACTGATGAACGCATCCGAGCCTTAGTCTCGCTTGCCGGGATGGTGCATACCAAAGCGTTTGCGGAACGTGAATTCGGCGATGCCACCCCCAATGAAGGTTTTATGTGGGACGAACCCGACTGTCCGCTCTCACAAGCCTATATAGATGACATGACAACGATTGATAGCGTCGCAAAACGCGCAAGTGACTTTGACGTGCCATGGCTACTCGTTCACGGCACAGAAGACGATATCGTGCCAATCGAAGATAGCCACGACATCCTTCAGCACGCCAACGAACAAACGGATCTCCTTGAGCTCCCCGGCGTAGACCACGTCTTTTCTGACGATGGCACGGCGATTATGGTCGAAAAAGTTGTGGCGTGGATCAATGAGAACTTATAG
- a CDS encoding RNA-guided endonuclease TnpB family protein, producing MRKSYKYKLQSQSNVIKIGNMLDDMWRIHVHILRLSRRYHRIFGKNLSVYRIKAHVTKLKKRTQPHWADLPSQVVQDVVLRYGKSQDAFLENIKDRKAGKTKRKVGRPKIKPREKYNSMTFTQAGYRLEDNRIKINCIGTWFSFHKHREIIGTLKTITLKRDRCGDYWICFSCDAVEDSERKPMTGKSAGFDYGNKTFLTSDAGDKIASPQFLKQSLKMLRSLNKALSRKVKGSGNWYRACRALARQHRKVSRQRLDWQWKLATELCTEFDVLCFETLNLEGMKRLWGRKVSDHAFYQFLEILKKKCAKHDKTLVQISRWTATTKPISDCGYHNKALSLSDRQWICPECGSHHDRDVNAAMNIKRAGLAA from the coding sequence ATGAGAAAATCCTATAAATACAAACTTCAGTCTCAATCGAACGTTATCAAGATAGGCAATATGCTTGACGATATGTGGCGGATCCATGTGCATATCCTGCGTTTGTCTCGTCGGTATCACCGCATATTCGGCAAGAACCTGTCTGTCTACCGGATAAAAGCACACGTTACCAAGCTCAAAAAACGGACGCAACCGCATTGGGCAGACTTGCCGAGTCAAGTTGTCCAAGACGTTGTATTGCGTTATGGCAAGTCTCAAGACGCTTTTCTTGAAAATATCAAAGACCGCAAAGCAGGCAAAACCAAACGTAAAGTCGGTAGACCGAAAATCAAACCGCGTGAGAAATACAACTCTATGACCTTCACACAAGCGGGTTACAGACTTGAAGACAATCGTATCAAAATCAACTGTATAGGGACGTGGTTTTCTTTCCACAAACACCGCGAAATAATAGGAACTCTCAAGACGATCACACTCAAACGCGACAGGTGCGGCGACTATTGGATATGCTTTTCGTGCGATGCTGTTGAGGATTCCGAACGCAAACCCATGACGGGTAAGAGTGCAGGGTTTGATTACGGAAACAAAACCTTCCTCACCAGCGACGCAGGTGATAAAATAGCATCTCCGCAGTTTCTCAAACAATCGCTGAAGATGTTGCGTTCTCTGAACAAGGCACTTTCGCGTAAAGTCAAAGGTTCGGGCAATTGGTATCGTGCGTGTCGTGCTTTGGCAAGGCAGCATCGAAAAGTTAGCAGACAACGTTTGGATTGGCAATGGAAACTTGCTACCGAACTTTGCACAGAGTTTGACGTGCTTTGCTTTGAGACGCTGAACCTTGAGGGTATGAAACGGCTTTGGGGACGCAAGGTCTCTGATCATGCCTTCTACCAGTTTCTTGAAATACTGAAAAAGAAGTGCGCAAAGCACGATAAAACCTTGGTGCAAATCAGTCGGTGGACGGCTACAACGAAACCTATCAGTGATTGTGGATACCATAACAAAGCACTCTCTCTTTCAGATAGGCAGTGGATATGTCCTGAATGTGGGTCTCACCATGATAGAGACGTAAACGCTGCTATGAATATCAAACGGGCAGGTTTGGCTGCCTAA
- a CDS encoding xanthine dehydrogenase family protein molybdopterin-binding subunit gives MSKHTVVGQTVARVDAVEKVTGAAQYGADVHPPGMLYGKIVRSKHAHANIRGIDTTEAEKLPGVKAIITQDDVPSGRRVFATDKVLYLGEPLAAVAATDPDIAEEAAELIKIDYEVLPVVQDVMEAIQPSAPRLHGDDTKDGPNRREIATQIRRLSRDKENDHSDEISKLESELDNYPDEVYYNISAESHSEAGDIEKGFAESDVVVEDTYVIPRVHQTYMEPHVSVASADSSGKITVWASTQGPFAIRSGIAGTLGIPLTQINVIGTTMGGGFGGRFGVIITHVPAVLLSQKTGRPVRVQMTREEEFTDGRPAPGCVIKLKTGATKDGHIVARQALAFWDSGSVSGASIGSTIRVRGVYKIPNLKVDAYGVHTNKSGTAAYRAPGAPQAIFAGESQLDEIAERIGMDPVEFRLMNMREEGDPVPAGASEPKVGYKETLQAVADAAGWWNREASENQGWGVAVGDWTNGCGPGGVYVSVHEDGSVRIFHGSMDITGTDTAISQIIAEILTVPYESVTIRRGDTDSAPYSTGSGGSVVTFTMGNTAKLAAEDAHQRVLELASERLNMNVDNLELRDGAVHVVSADPPKSISLGELAAYSLSTTGGPIVGKGSFARQPSTPALAAQIAKVEVDPDTGRTRVLKLVASQDVGFAINPMAVEGQIEGGTVQGYAWAMMEEMQYGDDGNINPGFVDYRVPTSADLPTVESVIVEVPAPNGPYGAKGVGEPPITPTLATMANAVKDAVGVRITELPIKPERVIEALKSNGH, from the coding sequence ATGTCAAAACATACTGTCGTTGGACAAACAGTGGCACGCGTTGATGCCGTCGAAAAAGTGACGGGTGCCGCCCAATACGGCGCAGATGTGCATCCGCCGGGGATGCTCTACGGGAAAATCGTCCGTAGCAAACATGCGCACGCGAATATACGTGGTATTGACACCACCGAAGCCGAAAAACTCCCAGGAGTTAAGGCGATTATTACGCAAGACGATGTGCCGAGTGGTCGTAGAGTTTTCGCAACTGATAAAGTGTTGTATCTCGGTGAACCTCTCGCTGCTGTCGCTGCAACGGATCCTGATATTGCTGAGGAAGCCGCTGAACTCATTAAGATTGACTATGAAGTGCTACCCGTTGTTCAGGACGTTATGGAAGCAATTCAACCCTCGGCGCCACGCCTGCACGGCGATGACACAAAGGATGGACCCAACCGACGGGAGATTGCCACACAAATCCGAAGACTTTCTCGTGATAAAGAGAACGACCACAGCGACGAAATCAGTAAACTTGAGTCGGAATTAGACAACTATCCGGATGAGGTCTACTACAACATTTCTGCTGAAAGCCATTCCGAGGCTGGCGATATTGAAAAAGGGTTTGCTGAATCCGATGTCGTTGTTGAAGATACTTATGTGATTCCGCGTGTCCATCAGACCTACATGGAACCGCATGTCTCCGTCGCGAGTGCTGATTCGTCTGGTAAAATCACCGTCTGGGCATCGACCCAAGGCCCCTTCGCCATCCGTTCCGGTATTGCCGGAACGTTGGGCATTCCGTTGACACAGATTAACGTCATCGGAACAACAATGGGCGGCGGTTTTGGTGGACGTTTCGGGGTTATCATTACGCACGTCCCAGCCGTATTGCTTTCACAAAAAACCGGGCGTCCGGTTCGTGTGCAGATGACACGTGAAGAGGAATTCACGGATGGCAGACCGGCACCCGGTTGTGTTATCAAACTGAAAACGGGGGCAACCAAGGACGGACATATCGTCGCACGGCAGGCACTCGCTTTTTGGGATTCCGGATCCGTCTCTGGGGCATCTATCGGTAGCACAATCCGCGTCCGTGGGGTCTACAAGATTCCCAATCTCAAGGTAGACGCTTACGGTGTTCACACCAACAAATCGGGTACCGCTGCGTACAGGGCACCCGGCGCACCACAAGCCATTTTTGCTGGTGAATCCCAACTCGACGAAATTGCTGAACGCATCGGTATGGATCCCGTGGAATTCCGTCTGATGAACATGCGCGAAGAAGGGGATCCCGTTCCAGCAGGTGCAAGTGAACCGAAAGTCGGTTACAAAGAGACTTTACAAGCTGTTGCTGATGCCGCCGGATGGTGGAATCGGGAAGCCAGTGAGAACCAGGGTTGGGGCGTTGCTGTTGGGGATTGGACGAATGGATGTGGACCCGGCGGGGTCTATGTCTCTGTTCACGAGGACGGAAGTGTCCGTATCTTCCACGGCTCTATGGACATCACGGGAACAGATACGGCGATTTCACAGATTATCGCTGAAATCCTGACTGTGCCTTATGAGAGCGTCACAATTCGGCGCGGTGATACGGATTCCGCACCCTATTCAACGGGTTCAGGTGGAAGTGTTGTCACCTTCACGATGGGGAACACTGCCAAATTAGCCGCTGAAGATGCGCACCAGCGCGTTCTCGAACTCGCATCGGAACGGCTCAACATGAATGTTGACAACCTCGAACTCAGAGATGGTGCTGTTCATGTTGTGAGTGCCGATCCGCCGAAGTCTATCTCGTTGGGTGAACTCGCTGCGTATAGCCTCTCCACAACGGGTGGTCCCATCGTCGGAAAAGGCTCCTTTGCACGCCAACCCAGCACACCCGCACTCGCTGCGCAGATTGCCAAAGTTGAGGTAGATCCCGATACCGGTAGAACCCGAGTTCTCAAGCTTGTCGCTTCGCAGGATGTCGGTTTCGCTATCAATCCGATGGCTGTTGAAGGACAAATTGAGGGCGGAACGGTACAGGGTTACGCATGGGCAATGATGGAAGAGATGCAGTATGGCGATGACGGCAATATTAATCCGGGTTTCGTCGATTACCGCGTCCCGACCTCGGCAGACCTCCCGACAGTGGAATCTGTTATTGTTGAAGTGCCTGCACCCAACGGTCCTTATGGTGCCAAAGGTGTGGGTGAACCGCCAATCACGCCGACGTTGGCAACAATGGCAAATGCCGTCAAAGATGCGGTCGGTGTACGGATTACCGAATTGCCAATCAAACCTGAGAGGGTGATTGAGGCGTTAAAAAGCAATGGACACTAA
- a CDS encoding (2Fe-2S)-binding protein, with protein sequence MAKHHVNLKVNGDEHDLLIEPRKTLLAVLRDTVGLTGTKEGCSTGDCGACTVIVDGKAVTSCMVLAVTASGKEITTIEGLASDGELHPVQQAFINTGGYQCGFCTPGFIMASKALIDENPDRSEEEFRHALGGNICRCTGYTKILEAVLKAAEEVRTTA encoded by the coding sequence ATGGCAAAACACCATGTCAACCTGAAGGTTAACGGTGACGAACACGATTTACTCATTGAGCCGCGTAAAACCTTGCTGGCGGTACTTCGCGATACCGTCGGCTTGACAGGAACGAAAGAGGGATGCAGCACTGGAGACTGCGGTGCCTGCACCGTTATTGTTGATGGCAAGGCTGTTACATCTTGTATGGTGCTCGCTGTCACTGCTTCTGGAAAAGAGATTACCACTATTGAGGGATTAGCCAGTGATGGTGAACTCCATCCCGTTCAACAGGCGTTTATTAACACCGGTGGGTATCAATGTGGCTTCTGCACACCCGGTTTTATTATGGCATCGAAGGCACTTATTGATGAAAATCCAGACCGCAGCGAAGAGGAATTCAGGCACGCCCTCGGCGGGAATATCTGTCGCTGCACGGGATACACAAAAATTCTTGAAGCGGTCTTGAAAGCCGCAGAAGAGGTCCGCACGACCGCTTAA
- a CDS encoding xanthine dehydrogenase family protein subunit M yields MKNFEFHEPTTLAEASRLFTQEHAQLLAGGTDIIIGMKALTEAPQSVISLQKIPGLAGISAEADGSISVGAMAKVREVELSPDIQQHHTALAEGAAEIGSIQIRNLATIGGNIAHASPAADTVAGLLVADAQVDIAGENGNRTVPINELFTGPGQTVLAPGEIITRFRLPSPTSGSHYIKHKIREVMDLAFIGVAASVNLDNGVITSARIGLAAVAPTPIRATEAENLLAGNEPTAELLTQAGEAAAAAASPISDLRCSAEHRREMVDVLTRRTLQEAVARG; encoded by the coding sequence TTGAAAAATTTTGAGTTTCATGAACCTACCACCCTCGCCGAAGCATCGCGTCTGTTTACACAGGAACATGCACAACTCCTTGCAGGCGGGACGGATATTATTATCGGGATGAAGGCACTCACCGAAGCACCACAATCCGTGATTAGCCTGCAGAAAATTCCCGGATTGGCTGGCATCAGTGCTGAAGCCGACGGCAGCATTAGCGTCGGCGCGATGGCAAAAGTGCGAGAGGTTGAGTTGTCCCCAGATATTCAACAACACCACACCGCGCTGGCAGAAGGTGCCGCAGAAATCGGCTCTATCCAAATCCGAAACCTCGCAACGATCGGTGGAAACATCGCACACGCCTCTCCCGCAGCAGACACTGTTGCTGGCTTACTCGTTGCTGACGCACAGGTTGACATTGCGGGTGAAAATGGCAATCGGACTGTGCCGATCAATGAACTCTTCACAGGACCCGGACAGACTGTCTTGGCACCCGGCGAAATCATCACCCGCTTTCGGCTACCGAGTCCGACATCGGGTTCCCACTATATCAAACATAAAATTCGGGAAGTGATGGACCTGGCGTTTATCGGTGTTGCTGCTTCTGTCAACCTTGATAATGGGGTCATTACAAGTGCTCGAATTGGACTCGCAGCCGTGGCACCTACGCCAATTCGCGCAACTGAAGCAGAGAATCTGTTGGCGGGAAATGAACCTACGGCAGAACTGCTGACACAAGCCGGTGAAGCCGCAGCTGCTGCAGCCAGCCCGATATCGGATTTACGCTGCTCCGCGGAACATCGCAGAGAGATGGTTGATGTACTCACACGGCGCACGCTACAAGAGGCTGTCGCAAGGGGATAA
- a CDS encoding Gfo/Idh/MocA family oxidoreductase has translation MSKRIRIGLIGCGMIAGSHINGYLAHPQHAELVAVCDTVEANVKRRAADFLSVATSGAESATAEAEKAETAEAREQLNADAALLSEYADNGVKIFNDYNEMIKQCDLDAVSLALPPFVHEAATATAAKAGLHVFCEKPMARTATEARNMRDACDAAGVKLAYQSGGTCLDPTSYAIRDAVTSGKIGDVYYGRLTSFRVRGRPNIDMFGFGRWFLNSAFSGGGTIYDTGVYDINRSLYLLGSPQPATISGIAYRGMLPEYTGEEINDVEEHASVFVRFTNGMSFTFEHGWAGNLAEHPQGIFIFGSKGSFSNNKLFLEKGKWDTDDQGNRRRYQGNLVETSLELPERSFPDKFRDFLDACNSDAQPVSNGDIGLNVTEIMSGSLLSAKLGREITVEELYEIEALRTEPTPGWPIP, from the coding sequence ATGTCAAAACGGATTAGAATTGGACTTATCGGGTGCGGTATGATAGCCGGCTCACATATCAACGGGTACCTCGCACATCCACAGCACGCCGAACTCGTTGCCGTCTGCGATACAGTGGAGGCCAATGTGAAACGGAGAGCGGCAGATTTTCTCTCCGTTGCAACATCAGGCGCAGAATCCGCAACCGCCGAGGCAGAAAAGGCGGAAACCGCAGAAGCGCGCGAGCAGTTGAACGCAGATGCTGCGCTTTTATCGGAATATGCCGACAACGGTGTTAAAATCTTTAACGACTACAACGAGATGATAAAGCAATGTGATTTAGATGCCGTCAGCCTTGCATTACCGCCGTTTGTCCACGAGGCTGCAACAGCCACGGCTGCGAAAGCAGGACTGCACGTTTTCTGTGAAAAGCCGATGGCGCGTACGGCAACAGAGGCACGCAATATGCGGGATGCCTGTGATGCCGCTGGCGTTAAACTCGCATACCAGAGCGGCGGCACATGCCTTGATCCAACAAGTTATGCTATTCGCGACGCCGTCACCTCTGGAAAAATTGGGGATGTCTACTACGGCAGACTTACAAGTTTCCGGGTTCGCGGCAGACCGAATATAGATATGTTCGGTTTCGGTAGGTGGTTCCTTAATTCTGCTTTCAGCGGCGGAGGGACGATATACGACACCGGGGTCTACGACATTAACCGTTCTCTTTATCTGCTCGGTTCTCCACAACCCGCCACTATCAGTGGTATCGCCTATCGCGGGATGCTTCCTGAATATACAGGCGAAGAGATTAACGATGTCGAGGAACACGCCTCTGTCTTTGTACGATTCACTAACGGTATGTCTTTTACTTTTGAACACGGTTGGGCAGGTAATCTGGCAGAGCATCCACAAGGCATTTTCATCTTCGGATCTAAAGGTTCGTTTAGCAACAATAAACTCTTTCTTGAGAAGGGGAAATGGGATACCGATGATCAGGGCAATCGCCGACGTTACCAAGGGAATCTCGTTGAAACATCATTAGAACTGCCAGAGAGATCCTTCCCCGATAAGTTCCGTGATTTCCTTGATGCCTGTAACAGCGATGCCCAACCTGTCAGCAATGGCGATATCGGCTTGAATGTTACAGAGATTATGAGCGGCTCGCTCTTATCCGCAAAACTCGGTCGCGAAATCACTGTCGAGGAGCTTTATGAAATAGAAGCACTCCGCACTGAACCGACACCCGGTTGGCCGATTCCATAA
- a CDS encoding aldolase/citrate lyase family protein, with protein MSLKQRIHSKEAINIASGVPFGCTRDEMAAVLSQGNYDLVSVDHQHGPANEDKLVEYCAMASEFDVGVQLRIKHTRHTYLIGNLLDLGPLAIVVPQVETVETVDEAIDFFYYAQTGKRSWGPSSAYGIKQGMDRLEYAEWWNNTGILILQIESVDAVINVSKFAKPGVDMVTFGENDLNFSIESYPSSPFQNLQECIAHVQTQLADTHVKVGAGHTPSGRL; from the coding sequence GTGTCTTTAAAGCAACGTATTCATAGTAAAGAAGCCATTAACATCGCCTCTGGTGTCCCTTTCGGTTGCACCCGAGACGAGATGGCAGCCGTTCTCAGTCAAGGCAACTACGATTTAGTCAGTGTTGACCATCAACATGGACCCGCAAATGAAGACAAACTCGTCGAATATTGTGCCATGGCGAGCGAATTTGATGTCGGTGTCCAACTGCGCATCAAGCATACCCGCCACACCTATCTCATAGGCAATCTTTTAGATCTCGGTCCCCTTGCCATTGTCGTGCCACAAGTGGAAACGGTAGAGACGGTGGACGAAGCAATTGATTTCTTCTACTATGCCCAGACGGGAAAACGGAGTTGGGGGCCCAGCAGTGCTTACGGCATAAAACAGGGCATGGACCGCCTTGAATACGCCGAGTGGTGGAACAACACCGGTATCCTAATCTTACAAATTGAGTCTGTGGATGCCGTGATTAACGTCAGCAAGTTCGCCAAGCCCGGCGTAGATATGGTAACCTTTGGCGAAAATGACCTTAATTTCAGTATAGAGTCGTATCCCAGTTCACCTTTCCAGAACCTTCAAGAGTGCATCGCCCACGTACAAACCCAGTTAGCAGATACGCACGTCAAGGTTGGCGCGGGGCATACGCCATCAGGACGGTTGTAA